The Paenibacillus sp. FSL H7-0357 nucleotide sequence CCGGCTGCGATCACACCCCGCTTCACCTTCAGCGCGAGCAGCCGCCGCACCGAGTCGTCAATGCGGGTTTCGCTGATTCTGCCTTCAGCGACCGCATGAAGGATAGCTTCAATGGCAGCCAGCTGACGGTCAGCGCGGTGGCTGATCAGAACGATATCAGCCCCGGCTTCAATGGCCAGCACCGAAGCTTCAACGGTGCCGTAGTGCTCGGCGATGGCGTTCATCTCCATGCAATCGGTCATAATAATCCCGCCGAAGCCCAGTTCTTCTCGTAGCAGACCGGTCAGAACCGCCTTCGAGAGTGTAACCGGAAGCTTCTCCTGCTCAAGTGCCGGGAAGTAGATATGCGCCGACATCATGGCATCTACACCTTCGGCAATTGCTCTGCGGAAAGGAACCAGCTCTACGCTGTCCATACGTGCCCGGTCATGTCTAACGGTTGGCAGATCCAGATGCGAGTCCACATCAGTATCCCCGTGGCCCGGAAAATGTTTAGCCGTAGCCGCGACACCTGCATCCTGAAATCCGCGGATCGTCGCTGCGCCATAATCGGCTACCTTCTCCGGCGATTCGCCGAAGGAACGGACGCCGATCACCGGATTCCGGGCATTATTGTTCACGTCCAGCACGGGAGCATAATTCAAATTAATGCCCATGGCGCTCAGTTCCCGCCCGCTGATCAAAGCCGCCCGATAGGCATCCTCTACCGATCCGGCCGCTGCAATTGCCATTCCGCCGGGCATAAGCGCCACACCTTCAGTAATGCGGGCGACCATACCGCCTTCCTGGTCGATGGAGATCCAGAGAGGAGCCTTGCCGCCTTCCGCTGCAGCCCGCTGCAACTCAGCGGTCATTCTGGCTACCTGCTCCGGCGTCTCTACGTTGCGGGCGAAGTAAATAACACCGCCGATCCCCCCTTTTGCAACAAGCTCGCGAATTCCGTCGTCCGGCACAGCGGTTCCTTCGAAACCGCACATCAGCATTTGCCCGATTTTGTCACTGAGACTCATTTCGGCGACCACCATATCAAGGCCGCTCTCTTGTACTGCTGCCTCACGCCAATCCATTGCCACCGCCTGCCTTCCCCCAATCAGATTTTAGCTATTCATACAGAAGATAAGGCTTCCGCAACATCAGCCATTTATCGCTTTCTTCCTGCCATTGTCCAATGATTTCCCGCAGCCCCTCTGCTGTGCCAATGCGCCTGCGCACCGCTTCGCCGCCGGTCAATAAATCAATGAAGTATCTCCCGCCTTCTTTCGGCGGAGCAACCCACTGAAACTGCTCCGGATAGAGTGAACACACCTCATGCAGCATGGCAAGTCCGGTACGTACGGATTCATAAGCCTGCGGCTCAGTCACGAATAATCGCACACCACCGCATAATTCTCCTTGATGTTTGGAGAAGGTTGGTGTTGCATACACAGGATGGAAGTGCACACCCGGAAGCTGATGTTTCTCCATCGCTTCGGCAAGTAATGCCCCATCCAGCCATGGTGCGCCAACCCACTCAAACGGGCGGGTGGTTCCCCGCCCTTCTGAGAGATTCGTTCCTTCAAAAAAACAGGTTCCAGCATAAACTCTCACCGTGTCGATCGTCGGCACATTAGGGGAGGGCATCATCCACGGGAGACCCGTGTCCATAAATTCCAGCTGACGATTCCAGCCTTCAAGCGGGATGACATCCAGAACACAGCCAATCCCTCTCTTGTCGTTCGCCATAAGCGCCAATTCCCCGATGGTCATCCCCGTGCGGATCGGCATGGACCAGGCGCCAACCATAGATTCGTAGCCAGCCTCCAAAAGCCCGCCTTCGCTGCCGGTTCCGCCAAGCGGGGCAGGACGGTCGAGTACGAGCAGACTTTTACCGTTTTCCGCACAGGCCTCCATTACGTACAGCAAGGTTGATACATACGTATAAAACCGCACGCCCAGATCCTGAATGTCAAAAATAAGCGTATCCACCTCATCCAGCATCTCAGGCGCCGGCTTCTTATGCATCCCGTACAAGCTGTACACCGGAATCCCCAGCCCCGCGTCCAGCTCATCCGTGAATTTCACACCGGCTTGGTGCTGGCCGTATATGCCGTGTTCACACGCAAAAAGTGCCGTAAGTCTAGAAGATTCCAGACTCCGGCACACCTCCACACTGGAGCGAAAGTCCGCCGTTATGCCGGTAGGATTTGTAACCAACCCAATCCGCCGCCCATCTAGCAGCGGGTGAGACAAACCTGCGGCCAGCCGGTCCACCCCGCAGCTCACCTGTAGACTCATAACCATTCACCTCCGGCAATGATGCCAGCGGAGCTATCCGCCCCGAAGCTTACCTGTAGGCGCATGACAATCCCCCTTCCGGCATATAGGAGTACTGAGGACAACCGCTGTGCATTATCCTCCGGTTCATAGCAATCTCCCGCCTGCATAGAGCTCACTTGTCTCAGGCACACCCTCCTGCTCATCATCCTCATCGGGATGAAGTACATTGTAAGCAGCTTTATGCAGATAGACGGCAAGCATGCCGTTGAACAGCGCCATGAAACCTACTACGGTCACAGTCAGCATGATCCCCACAACCAGCGCCTGGAAGAAGGCCCCGATGGTATAAGCCGGATAACGGAGGAACAGCTTGACGCTTTCCCCCATGGCCTTGAAGATGCCCATTCGGCGCTGAATCACCAGTTGCAGCGTGTAGAATTGAGAAACAAGCGCCATAGCGACAAAATACGTCTGGAAAATAGCAATCGTCCAGCTTACCGCCCCGTCACGGCCTCCATAGAACCACCAGGTTGACCATAAAATCAGCACCAGCAGGGAGCATAGCAGACCGAACGCCACTGCCGGCCCAAAACCCTTGCGCGCACCGCTGAGCATCTCCCTGACACTCAGCTTCTTTCCTTCCGTTCTCCGGTGGTACGCATGGAACACACCGAAAAACAGCGGCATGTAAAGAAGCGGAATCAGGATAAATGACAACGCTATAGGCGCAAAGATGACCACTGGCACCAGCATAGCCGAACTGGCCAGACTGAGCAGCGCAATCGGCACAATCTCCCGGAATGACTCCACTCCCGTACTCACCAAGACTTGATTCAGTTTCTGCATTGCTTGTCTCCCCTTTCTACCTTGCAACCCTTATAACCAGCTTGTTCTACCAGACAATTCTTTCTTCAGTTGCCGGATCGAAATAACGTGCTTTGCTGAGATCGAAAATAAACTGCTTATCGAGATTATTGTAGGCTTTCGTCTCCGGATGAACCTTGGCGGTTACCGTTCGGCTGCCGATTTTAAAATAGACCAAATTCTCGGAACCCAGATGCTCTACTACCTTAATATGCGCCTGCATTTGATGTTCTGTAGAAACTCCCGGTGCGAAGTCATCGCCGTAGATATGCTCCGGGCGGATGCCAAGAATAATCTCTCTGTTGTTATAGCCTTGCAGACCGGCCGCCGCATCCTCTGACAGCAGGAATTCAGCACCATCAATAACTACACGTCCCTGTTCAATCCGGGCATCAATAAAGTTCATCGCCGGAGAGCCGATGAATCCGGCTACGAACATATTTTTGGGATTAGCATACAGTTCGGTCGGAGAAGCCACTTGTTGAATGACACCTTTATTCATAACAACAATCCGCTCACCAAGTGTCATTGCTTCTACCTGGTCATGCGTAACATATACAATTGTAGCGCCGAGACGTTTATGAAGCTCGCCCAGCTCAACACGCATCTGAATCCGCAATTTCGCGTCCAGATTGGACAATGGCTCGTCGAACAGGAACACCTGCGGATCACGCACAATCGCCCGGCCGACGGCCACACGCTGGCGCTGTCCTCCGGACAGCTCGCGCGGCTTGCGTTCCAGCATCTCTTCGAGTCCGAGAATGGTCGCGGCTTCCTGAACTTTTTTCTCAATATAATCCTTCGGTTTCTTCAGGTTCTTCAGTCCAAAGGACAGATTCTCACGGATGCTCATATGCGGATACAGCGCGTAATCCTGGAACACCATCGCAATATCGCGGTCTTTAGGATGAAGGTTGTTTACGATACGCTCGCCGATGATAATATCCCCGCTTGTCTGCTGCTCCAGGCCTGCGATCATCCGCAGCGAGGTGGTTTTGCCGCAGCCTGAAGGTCCGACGAACACAACAAATTCTTTATCATTAATAACAAAATCGGAACCCGCCACCGCAGTAAAGGTCTGCTTGTTCTGATCGTCAAATTGTTTGCGCACATTGCGGAATTCAACTCGTGCCATTGCTCTTCCCCCTCATATCTAACCCTGTGAATTTTGAGAATATCAACAATTAACCTAGCCTTTTACAGCTCCAATGGTAATGCCCTGCAGGAAATAGCGCTGCAGCGAGAAGAACAGAATCAGCATCGGCAGCGCACCAACTGTCGCCCCTGCCATAATCGCTCCGAAATCGGTAGACTCTGCGAATACAAAGGAAGCCAGTCCGACCTGGATCGTCCGCATTTCCGTCGAATTCGTAATCAGGAAAGGCCAGAAAAATTCATTCCAGGAAGCGACGAAGGTGAAAATTGCGAGTACGGCAAGCCCGGGCTTTGCCAGCGGAAGAATAACCTTCCAAAAGATGCCGAACTCGCTGCAGGCATCGATCCGCGCCGCATGAATCAGCGAGGTCGGAAGAGAGGACATGTACTGCTTCATCAAAAAGATATTGCCAACCGTGATCGCCGTCGGCAGAATAATCGCGGTATAGCTGTCACCGAGATTAAACACGTTGACGATTAGAATATAGAGCGGAATCAACGTTACCTGTGCCGGGATCATCATCGTGCTGAGCAGCACCCAGAAAATCGCGTTGCTTCCGGGAAATTTCAATTTAGCAAAAGCATATCCCGCAAGGGAAGCGAAAAACACATTGGTAATGGTAAGGATCGATGAAATCAGCAAAGAGTTGAACAGCCAGCGCCAGGCCGCTGTTTTGGCAAAAAAACGGTCATATGGAGCGAGCGAGAAAGCCTCCGGCAGCATGCTTGGCCGGAAACTGGCGGATGCAGCAGAGTCCTGCACGGAACCGACAATCATCCAGTAAAGCGGAATAACCGTTACTATACTCCACACTACAAGACAAGCCACCGCCACCCATAGAAAGATGGTCTTTGATCTAGTTTTCATTACAGGTTCGCCCCTTCCATCCTAATACTCGACATCACTCGAGAAATATTTAAACTGAATGACAGAGACCAGGATAATCAGAAACGCCAGCACGAACGACTGCGCCGAAGCCAGGCCAAATTCATAAAACTGGAACGCCGTCTGGTAGATCAGATAAGCAATCGTCGTTGTCGCAAAGTTCGGCCCGCCCTGGGTCATCATGTACACCGAGATAAAGACCTGGAAGGAAGTAATCACTCCCGTTACAAGCAGATATAGAGTGGTCGGTTTCAGCAAAGGCCAGGTAATCCGTGTAAATTTGGTCCAGCCGCTGGCATGATCAATATCAGCCGCTTCATAGAGTGATTTCGGAACTCCGCCCATCGACGCCAGATACAGAATGATTCCCGCTCCGTGCGAGCCGAGCCAGTTCATCAGAATCAGCGAGAAGAGTGCAGTCTTGGACTGTCCAAGCCAGATCACCGGGTCAAGGCCAAACCATTCCAGAAACCGGTTCAGAAGCCCGACATTCGTCGGATCAAAAATTGCCAGCCAGACGATGGATATCGTGACGCCGGACGCAACTGCCGGAAGATATAGTGTAGCCTTGAAGAAAGTCTGCCATTTGGTCTTCATCTGGTAGATTAAATAGGACAGCACAAACGTAATGACAATATTAACCGGTACCGTGCACACCGTAAAAATAACGGTATTCCACATCGATTTCCAGAAGGTTGAATCCTGAAACAGCCGCTCATAATTGTCGAAGCCGATCCAGGTGGAGTTCATAATGTTGTACTGCTGGAAGCTCATGATCAAGGCAGATACGACCGGATATAGTGTAAACACCAGAAACAGCAGAACGGGTGCCAGGATAAACAGGTACGCCCATCCATATTCACGCCATAACCTGCCGGCGGAACTGCGCGTCCGCTTTGGCGCGATTGTCGTCATCCCTTTCCTCCTCCTCTTGTAAGAGAGGGCGCCAAATTCAACAAATGCGATGGGCGCCCCCCTTAGAAAACTACTTATTCAGCATTTGGCTTCCTTTACTGTTGAATTCTTTTGCGATAGCCTCAGGTGATTTCTCCCCGGAATACAGGGCTTGGATATTCGGTGTTACAACCTGCTCCTTGAACTGCTTCATTTGGGCTGCAATAGCGGTGTCGAGCTTCAGTGTTACAGGCATTGCAATGTTCTCAGCCATGATCGCGGAAGCTTTGATTGTCTCTTCCGTTCCAAGCGCTTTGCCTGCAAACAGATCAGCTTGCGATTTACGTACAAATGGAAGCACCAGCTCATTGGAGGAATTACCGGCTTTAGCACTGCTCAGATAATCCAACACCAGGAATGTATTTTTGGCATGCTGCTCGCCTTTGTCATTTTTCTGTTTAAAGGCGATATAGCCTTCCGCGCCCATCGTAGTTTTGGCTGGAGCAGCATCATTGTGCGGAACCGGCAGCAGAACGAAATTAATTTTCTCGCCTGTGATCGTACCCGCATCAATATCCTTGTTCCGGTTCTGAATCATTACGTCATAATAAGGGATGGCTTTGGAAATAATGGCGGCTTGTCCGGCATAGAACATATCGGAACGTTTGGCCGGAGCAATGGCTGCGGTCTCTTTGGGCATGTAGCCTTTGTCCAGCAGGCCTTTAATGAAGCTCAGCGTGTCAAGGATACGTTCATCGTTCCACTGGAAAGCACCGGATTCATCCAGAACATCAGGCATATTGTTGTTGCGGGACAGCATTTCAATGAAATCCAGCGATGTTCCGTCTGTCACCAGCGGATATTGGGTGGAACCGTCGCCCAAGGTTTTGGTCAGCTTAGCAGCAGCGGCTTCAAATTCAGACCAAGTCCAGCCTTTTTGCTGAATCGAAGCCCAGTCAATGCCTGCTTCTTCCAGAATCCGCTTGTTCCCGCCCCAGCCCCATTGGAACTGGTAGAGCGGCAGGCCGTATTGTTTGCCGCCAATCTGGGCGAGCTCCAGTGTTCCCGGAAGGTAGTCATTCTTGATGTCGTCCGTCATGTACGGATCCAGATCAAGCGCAAGCCCGGTGTTGACATAGGTGCCATCCACACTGTGGAAGTACAGATCAGGCGGGCTGCCGGCATTCAGGGCTACGTCGAATTTCTTCGGACCCTCCGCCCAAGACAGCACTTCCGTCTTCACGGTGATGTTTGGATGTTCTTTTTGAAAATCTGCTACCAGACCCTTTAGTTCATCCTCATAGGCTCCGTGCACCGGATAAGTCCAGACGGTAACGGTATCTTTGGCATCCGGGCTGCTTGCCGCCTCCTTGCCTCCGGAGTTGCCACATGCGCTGATCAGCATCATAACCAGTACCATACTAAGCAATAAACTTTTCTTCATTATTTCTTCTCCCCTTATTTTTCCGGCTACAGCCGTTTGATATGTTGTCTGCTCTTTTCCAGATAAGTAACGGACTGTTCATAATTCCGGCTTGCAACGGCGAGATATAAAATATCGATAAGATTAAGCTGTGTAATCCGCGAAGCCATCGCTCCGCTGCGGATTTCATTTTCGGTGGCGGAGGTGCATAGCGGAATATCCGCGCTCCGGCTTAGGGTGGAATTGCCATATTTCGCGATGCTGATCACGGTTCCCCCATTATCCTTCACAATGGATGCTGCCCGGATAACCTCTTTGGTCTCGCCGGAGTATGAAATGCATACAGCCACGTCGTCAGCAGTTGCGGTTATGGCGCTCGTTAACTGGACATGCGGATCGGCAAAAGAGAAGCTCATCTTATTAATCCGCAAAAACTTCTGCTGGGCATCCATCGCAATCAGGTTGGAGGCTCCCACTCCGAAGAAATAAATCACCTTCGCCCGGTCAATCGCTTCAACCGCCCGCTCAACCATGGCTTCATCCAAAATCGTGAGAGTATCCCGGATCGATTGAATATTATTATTGGATACATTCTGCATAATGGCTGAAATCGTGTCATTGGGACGAATCTCCTGGTAGCCAATGATTGCCGGATCTCTGCCCTGAAGATCACCGGCCACTTTAATCTTCAGATCCTGGTATCCCTTAAAGCCGATGGACTTGCACAGCCTGACGATTGCCGCCTGGCTGGATCCGCTCTTCGTAGCCAAATCAGCGATGGAGAGCTGGATCATTTCATCCGGATTCTGCAGGATATACGCAGCAATCTTGTGCTCCGACGGACTTAGTGTTTCATACAATTCCCGCAAACGAATCAAACCGCCATTCATTGGAATCAATGCACCTCCCTATAGAATAGAACTCTCTTTGAACCGACACCCCACAAAACAATGTTAGCTTTGTTAACTCATAAGGTTTGATATTCTCCCAAAACCTTGGAATGAATTCATTATATGAGTTGTAAAATAAAATTTCAACATTTATTTTTCTTGTGAAATTTTATTTTACTTTATGCTCTTCATCTCATATAATTAGTAAAAAATCAAAGTGGTGATTGATCGATGAAAGTGTTCTTAGGCCTTGATGGAGGTGGCACAAAGACCGATGCAGCCGCTTTGGATGAGCGGGGAACATTACTCGCCCGCTATATTGGAGGTCCATCCAATCCGCATAGTTCCTCCTTCGGGACAGCGCTTACAGAAATTATGTCAGCTATTGACGGATTGATAGAGAGACTGTCGATAAATATCGATGAAATTACAGCAATATGTCTCGCTGTGTCAGGTTTCTCCAGCATCGATGAAGAAACCCTCCTTAAGAGGTCCGTTCAGCAGCATGTATTGAAACAAGGCCTATCTATTCCGGTGTTTATACAATCAGAAGGACAGATTTCTTTGATGGCCGCAGTGGGAAGCAATCACGGGGTGCTGGTCATCTCGGGTACCGGATCGATTTGCTACGGCTATCTTCCGGATGGATCCGGCACCCGCACCGGCGGCTGGGGACATTACCTTGGAGATGAAGGCAGCGGATATCAAATCGGGCTCCGTACACTCAAAACGGTGATGCGCAGTTATGACAGTGTTTGTAAACCCACGATAATGACCGATATGATTATGGAGGAATACGGATTTAAGCTCATTACGGATTTGAAGGGATATATTTATATCCCTTCCCATTCCAAAGCAGAAATTGCCGCCTTCTCAAAGGTTTGCATTCAGGCGGCTGGAGCCGGAGATGCTGCTGCTATTGCCATCCTTACCGAAGAAGCTGCGTCCTTAAGCGATACCGCTGCGGCCCTGCTTCGCCGCAGCCCCACTCTGCAGAACTATCCCGTAGTGCTCAGCGGCTCGGTGTTCAGGTATTCCCCGATCTTCCGCGGGAACTTCTGCAGCAGCCTGCAGAAAACTATTGGCGGGTTGAAATTCGTAGACGGGAGCCTTGGGGCTCCGCCATCCACCGGAGCAGCCATGACTGCACGCAAGCTGTTTAATGACTACAGACAAGAATAGACTGGCAGGAGGAAGAAACCTCATGAATCCTATTTTGGACAACCTGATTACAGAGCAGCTCAATGATAAAACAAGCGATATCGATAACCTCAGTTCCACTGAAATCATGGAGCTGATAAATAATGAAGACCGGCTGGTCGCCGAGTGTATTCAAGGGCTTATCCCGCAGATTGCCATCGCTGCGGACTATATCGTCCATGCCTTTCAGCAGGGCGGGAGATTGTTCTATGTAGGGGCCGGAACGAGTGGGAGAATCGGCATTCTTGATGCCTCCGAATGTCCGCCCACCTATGGCACAGACCCGGCTATGGTGCAGGGATTAATTGCCGGAGGGTTTCAGGCGATTAAAGATCCCGTTGAGGGTGCGGAAGACAGCGAGGAATTAGGCGCAGCCGATATCGACTCCTCCGGCATCACGGCGAAGGATGTGGTTATCGGCATTGCCGCCAGCGGGCGCACACCCTATGTTCTGGGGGCGATGAAACGTGCCGGAGAACTTGGAGCGGTTGTCATCGGCTTATGCAACAACCCCGGAACACCGATGGCAGGCCTCGGTCAATTAACCATAGAAGCAGTGGTTGGCCCGGAAGTCATCATGGGCTCTACCCGGATGAAATCAGGCACCACGCAAAAAATGATTCTCAACATGCTGACCACCACCGCCATGATCCGGATCGGGAAGGTCTACCGTAATCTCATGGTCGATCTGAATCCCTCCAACAAAAAACTGGTGCACCGGGCCAAACGGATTATTGGACTGGCCACCGATGCTTCCGACGAAGTGATTGAAGCGGCTTATCATGGCGCAGAAGGCCATGTAAAGACTGCCATTATTATGATATTGGCCAATGTGGATGCTGAGGAAGCGCGGAGCAGACTGCTGGCTGCAGACGGATTCGTGCGCGGAGCATTGCAGTAGTCTGAACTTCATTCCTTCAGGACAACACGAACAAGCCTTTCCGGGTCCTTCCGGAAAGGCTTGTTCGCCATATCTAAGGCTTGGCTTCCATGCGGAGCTTAATCATCCGCACAGTTTCGATATCAAATATGATATTCTCTACCGGCTCCATAATATCCGCTGTAAAACGGTCGATCGTTACTTTGCCCATGTACATTTTGCGGACAGTAACACTCTGTTTGGCCTTCAGGTAAGACTGCGCCCCGCTCTCCCCGCCGACAAAATAGGCTAAAATGTTCCCTCCTGCCTCCAGCTTGGAACCACGGCAAACCGAAAACGTCTTATGAAACGTAATATTCCCCGAAGAAAACAGTTCACTCTGCACAATGCCGTCCCGGTGGATGTTAATATCCCCATTCGATTTCAGTGTGCTGTTCTGGCATTTGCCGATATTAACCTCCACTTTGGATTCCTGCATCCGTGCCACACCAACATGCAGCTCCTCCAATATACCGATAACCCCACTGAGCGAAGTTTCCGTCAGGAAATCGACCAGCTGCACCGGCTTCAGGAACAGGTTGAGAAAATGCAGGGTCTGTTCCAGATCTTTATGAAAGGAAGCCTTCACCGTATCCAGCACCAAGAGGAGCTCCTTAATGAGCTGGGGGATTTTTTGAAACTTGCTTTCCAGCAGCAGCAGCACGGCCTGTCCGTACTTCACACTCTTTTTGTGGCTTTGTACGGCTTGTACGAGCATCTGAGTAGCATTTTGCAAGACCTTGCACTCCTCAATCAGCTGCTTGGAGAAGTTGTAGATCCGGTTGTACATGACGCCGAAATAACCGGAATACAGCTTGCTGTTAACCACGTTTCCTTTCACTAGAATGCTCCCGGTAGCAGTAATTGTGGAGTTGTAGACACTTCCGGAAACATAGACATTGCCCAAGGATTCAATAATCATGTTGTCCTCTACATTGCCGCGGATAATCACATCGCCCGAGAAGATGATATTGCCGGTGTGGATGCTCACATTGCCGGGAACGAGGTAGGAAGTGCAGATGTCAAAACATTTGACTTTGTCGCCAGTCACCCTGGGCCTGCCTTCGCGCAGGGCGCGGACCTCATTGTTGATCAGCAGCACTGTGTTATTCCTTGCAGTCACTGTAATATCAGCAGGCTCAGGCGGATAAAGAATTTCTCCATATACATCATAGCCGGGAATCCCTTCGACGACCGGAATCTTGCGGGCAATGACCTCACCGCGGATCACTGAAGGAATGCGGAGATGGCTGCGGTAATCCACCTGTCCTTCAATTTCACTAAATTCATTCTCAATCGTCTCGGAGAAAAACAATTCCAGATACGCATTCTCCCCAGGCACAGCCGCTCTCCCTTTGGCAGCAGTAATCGGCTGATAGGTCGGATTCTGAAGTTCGGCATGTATGCCGGAGATGTTCAGGTTCTGGATGATCTTCTTATGCTCAAAATCAACAATGATCTGATTCAGGCCAAGCATGCCGATGACATTCGCCGAATCCTGCGATGCTTTCACCTCTACTATGCTGGCTGTGAAATGGTCATTTAATTTCCAGGGAAATCTTTTAGATCCAAGTAGGGTGAAAAAGGCCAGCAACCTGTCCTCGGAAACAGTAATGGTATAAAGCGGCGGTTCGACGATCTCCCATTCTATGATGTCTTGTGAGGTGACAGCTGACGGCTCTGTAAGCACTTGACCGTTTACATGAAGCAACACCGGGAGCAAGGCCGATATCACTGCTGGTGATCCGCCTGGAAGCGGGTCCTGAACAAATATCTTTCCAGCCCGGACCAGCAGCCGTCCATCCCTTTCATTGTCGGAATTATCGTCTTCCATAAAAGATTCTTCGATGCTCACCTCACTCTCAATCCGTGAAAGCTCCAGCATGTTAATCAGTTTATTGAGTTCCTTCTCGGACATGTGCTCCGCCATCACTCGCACCTCCTGGTTAGGGACTAGCTAATATGTAACTGCTTTCATTTTAGTATTATTAAGAATTTTAAGCAATTAACATTCGGTATTCTCTTCTCTTCCCTTCCCTATCCGCCATACAAAAACAGACTGCACTCGCGGCATGAAGCTGCTGCTGGCAGTCTGTTTTTTTGTATTCAATGAAATTTAATTGTTCAGCGCCCCTTGCGGCGATTTCCGAGCCATAAAGGAAAGCGGAAGACAAAGTTGATCAGCAGGACTACGAAGACCAGCACCGCCGCCGATTTGTCGGCGATCTGCCGCGCGTCTTCGACAATGGCTTCGGATTGCACATACCAAAGATGCACAGCGAGCGTCTCTCCAGGCGAGAACAGATTAAAGTCCCACATTTCTCCGGAGGTGCTGAGTCCTGCGGTCAGAATAATAACCGCCGATTCGCCGAAGGCACGGCCGGCCACAAGACAGACACCGGTGACAATCGACGACATGGCTACCGGAAGCACCACTTTGCGGATGACATGGAATTTGGTCATGCCAAGCGCATATCCGGCTTCACGGATTTCACGGGGAACTGCCTGCACAGCCTCCTCCGTCACCCGGGTCAGCATCGGCAGGTTAAGCAGCGCCAGGCTGACACCGCCGCCAAGAATCGTCAGGCCGACACCGAAGTATTCGGCAAAAATCGCCAGACCCAGCATCCCA carries:
- the pstA gene encoding phosphate ABC transporter permease PstA → MNGFTRTRYTARAQRRNKIATFGFYTLGALVMLLIFWLLFTILSKGLPALRPDFLIKQPEEIDPGGGIGPVLFNSFYILFISLLISIPIGIGAGIYMAEYAPDNRFTGALRICVESLSSVPSIVFGMLGLAIFAEYFGVGLTILGGGVSLALLNLPMLTRVTEEAVQAVPREIREAGYALGMTKFHVIRKVVLPVAMSSIVTGVCLVAGRAFGESAVIILTAGLSTSGEMWDFNLFSPGETLAVHLWYVQSEAIVEDARQIADKSAAVLVFVVLLINFVFRFPLWLGNRRKGR
- a CDS encoding BadF/BadG/BcrA/BcrD ATPase family protein; translation: MKVFLGLDGGGTKTDAAALDERGTLLARYIGGPSNPHSSSFGTALTEIMSAIDGLIERLSINIDEITAICLAVSGFSSIDEETLLKRSVQQHVLKQGLSIPVFIQSEGQISLMAAVGSNHGVLVISGTGSICYGYLPDGSGTRTGGWGHYLGDEGSGYQIGLRTLKTVMRSYDSVCKPTIMTDMIMEEYGFKLITDLKGYIYIPSHSKAEIAAFSKVCIQAAGAGDAAAIAILTEEAASLSDTAAALLRRSPTLQNYPVVLSGSVFRYSPIFRGNFCSSLQKTIGGLKFVDGSLGAPPSTGAAMTARKLFNDYRQE
- a CDS encoding MurR/RpiR family transcriptional regulator — translated: MNGGLIRLRELYETLSPSEHKIAAYILQNPDEMIQLSIADLATKSGSSQAAIVRLCKSIGFKGYQDLKIKVAGDLQGRDPAIIGYQEIRPNDTISAIMQNVSNNNIQSIRDTLTILDEAMVERAVEAIDRAKVIYFFGVGASNLIAMDAQQKFLRINKMSFSFADPHVQLTSAITATADDVAVCISYSGETKEVIRAASIVKDNGGTVISIAKYGNSTLSRSADIPLCTSATENEIRSGAMASRITQLNLIDILYLAVASRNYEQSVTYLEKSRQHIKRL
- a CDS encoding FapA family protein, with product MAEHMSEKELNKLINMLELSRIESEVSIEESFMEDDNSDNERDGRLLVRAGKIFVQDPLPGGSPAVISALLPVLLHVNGQVLTEPSAVTSQDIIEWEIVEPPLYTITVSEDRLLAFFTLLGSKRFPWKLNDHFTASIVEVKASQDSANVIGMLGLNQIIVDFEHKKIIQNLNISGIHAELQNPTYQPITAAKGRAAVPGENAYLELFFSETIENEFSEIEGQVDYRSHLRIPSVIRGEVIARKIPVVEGIPGYDVYGEILYPPEPADITVTARNNTVLLINNEVRALREGRPRVTGDKVKCFDICTSYLVPGNVSIHTGNIIFSGDVIIRGNVEDNMIIESLGNVYVSGSVYNSTITATGSILVKGNVVNSKLYSGYFGVMYNRIYNFSKQLIEECKVLQNATQMLVQAVQSHKKSVKYGQAVLLLLESKFQKIPQLIKELLLVLDTVKASFHKDLEQTLHFLNLFLKPVQLVDFLTETSLSGVIGILEELHVGVARMQESKVEVNIGKCQNSTLKSNGDINIHRDGIVQSELFSSGNITFHKTFSVCRGSKLEAGGNILAYFVGGESGAQSYLKAKQSVTVRKMYMGKVTIDRFTADIMEPVENIIFDIETVRMIKLRMEAKP
- the murQ gene encoding N-acetylmuramic acid 6-phosphate etherase, which produces MNPILDNLITEQLNDKTSDIDNLSSTEIMELINNEDRLVAECIQGLIPQIAIAADYIVHAFQQGGRLFYVGAGTSGRIGILDASECPPTYGTDPAMVQGLIAGGFQAIKDPVEGAEDSEELGAADIDSSGITAKDVVIGIAASGRTPYVLGAMKRAGELGAVVIGLCNNPGTPMAGLGQLTIEAVVGPEVIMGSTRMKSGTTQKMILNMLTTTAMIRIGKVYRNLMVDLNPSNKKLVHRAKRIIGLATDASDEVIEAAYHGAEGHVKTAIIMILANVDAEEARSRLLAADGFVRGALQ